A genomic stretch from Lathyrus oleraceus cultivar Zhongwan6 chromosome 2, CAAS_Psat_ZW6_1.0, whole genome shotgun sequence includes:
- the LOC127122813 gene encoding uncharacterized protein LOC127122813, with protein MAADPPPAERLLGDYGGENAPPGRMTIVNQPVNVAHFQLHPSTIRQLERRPFAGKINEDANKYLQRFLTMTTSLKIEGHSKEAKKLVMFPFTLSEDAEEWFYCLPTGSITTWQQMETTFLNEYFPASVYIRKRYDIVNFKQKEGESLGDAYKRFKQLLNFVNGLRLKTKQLIDTAAGGSTNFTTATGIKKIIEAIAANEHLELYDRSVSQPEGIIDLKLASQVVKMEDQIEAEVERRLKKMAIDTQTVAQVQQVQPTQTSNCEICGGPHLTAHCFATAQQIEEIKFLRQNNPYSNRYNPGWKNHPNFSWKDQQGNIAQQLAGSPQQGVLPSSTVTNPRENYHVNAVATRNGKSKEIPEKSSEEEDLLLEVDLEIKENEVANEEVTHDERVVKDKVNDQKPAVKLPFPTRNKKKGQHEKNFEKFLEMFKKLELNIPFLEALEQMPTYAKFMKDIISKKRTIETNPIILTETCNAILQGMKVPVKKKDRGSLTIPCAIGDRSFKKALIGLGASVKFKIRE; from the exons ATGGCAGCTGATCCACCTCCTGCGGAGAGACTATTAGGTGATTACGGGGGAGAAAATGCCCCGCCTGGAAGGATGACAATCGTGAATCAACCAGTCAATGTTGCCCACTTTCAACTTCACCCCTCAACGATACGGCAACTAGAAAGGAGACCTTTCGCAGGAAAAATTAACGAAGATGCCAACAAGTATTTGCaaaggtttctgactatgactacgTCGTTAAAGATTGAGGGACATTCTAAGGAAGCTAAAAAGCTGGTCATGTTTCCGTTTACATTGTCAGAAGATgctgaagagtggttctactGTTTACCTACTGGAAGCATCACAACTTGGCAACAGATGGAGACAACTTTTCTCAACGAGTACTTTCCGGCCTCTGTGTACATCCGAAAGAGGTACGACATagtgaattttaaacagaaggaaggagagtcactTGGAGATGCGTATAAGAGGTTCAAACAattgttg aattttgtgaATGGTCTTCGGctgaagactaagcaactcattgacacagcagctggtggctcaacCAACTTTACAACAGCCACTGGTATTAAAAAGATTATCGAAGCCATTGCAGCCAATGAGCACTTGGAGTTGTATGACCGCAGTGTTAGTCAACCCGAAGggataattgacctgaaattGGCAAGCCAAGtggtgaagatggaagatcaaatagAAGCTGAAGTAGAAAGGAGACTGAAGAAGATGGCTATTGATACCCAAACTGTGGCACAGGTTCAACAGGTTCAACCAACTCAAACTAGTAATTGCGAAATTTGTGGAGGACCTCATCTTACCGCACATTGCTTTGCTACCGCACAACAAATTGAGGAGATCAAGTTTCTTAGGCAGAACAACCCTTATTCAAACAGATATAATCCgggttggaaaaaccatccaaATTTCTCATGGAAGGATCAACAAGGAAAT atagcacaacaactagcGGGTTCTCCACAACAGGGAGTTTTACCAAGTTCTACGGTTACTAATCCAAGAGAAAATTATCATGTGAATGCGGTGGCCACCAGGAATGGTAAGTCAAAAGAAATACCTGAGAAGAGTTCTGAAGAAGAAGACTTATTGCTTGAAGTTGATCTAGagataaaagaaaatgaggttgcAAATGAAGAGGTCACTCATGATGAACGAGTGGTTAAAGATAAAGTGAATGATCAAAAACCGGCCGTCAAACTGCCATTCccaacaagaaataagaagaaagggcagcatgagaaaaactttgagaagttCTTGGAAATGTTTAAAAAGCTTGAGCTAAACATTCCTTTCTTGGAGGCGCTTGAGCAAATGCCTACCTACGcaaagttcatgaaagacatcatctcgAAGAAGCGGACCATAGAAACTAACCCGATTATTCTAACGGAAACTTGTAATGCcattttgcagggtatgaaggTTCCGGTGAAAAAGAAGGATCGAGGTTCTCTGACCATTCCGTGTGCCATTGGAGATAGATCCTTCAAGAAAGCTCTAATTGGTTTGGGAGCGAGT GTAAAATTCAAGATACGAGAATGA